The following coding sequences lie in one Vicinamibacterales bacterium genomic window:
- a CDS encoding succinate dehydrogenase/fumarate reductase iron-sulfur subunit, with translation MSMTVTLRVWRQAGPAAQGRLETYTAANVHPDMSFLEMLDVVNDDLTRQGKDPIAFDSDCREGICGSCGLVIDGLPHGPDPGATTCQVHMRRFKDGDTITIEPFRAKAFPVLKDLVVDRGAFDRIIAAGGYVSMNVGGAPDANALPIAKDVADEAMDYAQCIGCGACVAACKNAAAHLFTSAKISHLGVLPQGDPERLRRAERMVAQMDTEGFGACSNEGECEAVCPKEISIASIARMHRDFLRAALTR, from the coding sequence ATGTCGATGACCGTCACGTTGAGGGTCTGGCGCCAGGCCGGTCCGGCCGCCCAGGGACGCCTCGAGACCTACACGGCCGCGAACGTGCACCCGGACATGTCGTTCCTGGAGATGCTGGACGTCGTGAACGACGACCTGACGCGGCAGGGGAAGGACCCGATCGCGTTCGACTCCGACTGCCGCGAGGGCATCTGCGGGAGCTGCGGGCTCGTCATCGACGGGCTGCCGCACGGGCCCGATCCCGGCGCCACGACGTGCCAGGTCCACATGCGGCGCTTCAAGGACGGCGACACCATCACGATCGAGCCGTTCCGGGCCAAGGCCTTCCCGGTGCTCAAGGATCTCGTGGTGGACCGCGGCGCGTTCGACCGGATCATCGCCGCCGGCGGCTACGTGTCCATGAACGTCGGCGGAGCGCCGGACGCCAACGCGCTCCCCATCGCGAAGGACGTCGCCGACGAGGCCATGGACTACGCGCAGTGCATCGGCTGCGGCGCGTGCGTCGCCGCCTGCAAGAACGCCGCGGCCCATCTCTTCACGTCGGCCAAGATCAGCCACCTCGGCGTCCTGCCGCAGGGCGACCCCGAGCGGCTGCGTCGCGCCGAGCGGATGGTGGCGCAGATGGACACCGAGGGCTTCGGCGCGTGCTCGAACGAAGGCGAGTGCGAGGCCGTCTGCCCGAAGGAAATCTCCATCGCCAGCATCGCCCGGATGCACCGCGACTTCCTGCGCGCCGCGCTGACACGCTGA
- a CDS encoding fumarate reductase/succinate dehydrogenase flavoprotein subunit — translation MSLDARIPGGPLADKWDRRRFENKLVNPANRRKYDVIVVGTGLAGASAASSLGELGYRVKVFGIHDSPRRAHSIAAQGGINAAKNYRNDGDSVYRLFYDTIKGGDYRAREANVYRLAQLSVHIIDQCVAQGVPFAREYGGLLDNRSFGGAQVSRTFYARGQTGQQLLLGAYQSLMRQVDAGSVTLYPRREMLDLVMVDGQARGIITRNLVTGELESHAGHAVLLCTGGYGTVFYLSTNAVNSNVTAAWRAHKRGAYFANPCFTQIHPTCIPVSGDHQSKLTLMSESLRNDGRVWVPKTKGDRRPPSQIPDAERDYYLERRYPSFGNLVPRDVASRAAKAVCDEGRGAGETGLSVYLDFADAIRRLGADTIAARYGNLFDMYKRITDEDPYKVPMRIYPAVHYTMGGLWVDYNLMSTLPGLFVLGEANFSDHGANRLGASALMQGLADGYFVAPYTVANYLGGTATPAVSTDHDAFKEAAAAAQARIDKVLAVKGSRTVRDFHRAIGAICWDHVGMARTEAGLTGALAQIRALRDEFWQNVTVPGEKSNLNPSLDYAGRVADYMEFAELLALDALERRESCGGHFREEYQTPDGEAMRRDDDFAYVAAWEFTGVGVPPVMHKETLVFDEVHPSQRSYK, via the coding sequence ATGAGCCTCGACGCGCGGATTCCGGGCGGACCCCTCGCCGACAAGTGGGACCGCCGCCGGTTCGAAAACAAGCTGGTCAACCCGGCCAACCGCCGCAAGTACGACGTCATCGTCGTCGGCACGGGGCTGGCGGGGGCCTCGGCCGCGTCGTCGCTCGGGGAGCTGGGCTACCGGGTGAAGGTGTTCGGCATCCACGACAGCCCGCGGCGCGCCCACAGCATCGCGGCGCAGGGCGGCATCAACGCCGCCAAGAACTACCGGAACGACGGCGACAGCGTCTACCGGCTGTTCTACGACACCATCAAGGGCGGCGACTACCGCGCGCGCGAGGCCAACGTCTACCGGCTGGCGCAGCTCTCGGTGCACATCATCGATCAGTGCGTGGCGCAGGGCGTGCCGTTCGCCCGCGAGTACGGCGGGCTGCTCGACAACCGGTCGTTCGGCGGCGCGCAGGTGTCGCGCACGTTCTATGCGCGCGGCCAGACGGGCCAGCAGCTCCTGCTCGGGGCCTACCAGTCGCTGATGCGGCAGGTGGACGCCGGCTCGGTCACGCTGTACCCGCGCCGCGAGATGCTCGACCTGGTGATGGTGGACGGCCAGGCGCGCGGCATCATCACCCGCAACCTCGTGACGGGCGAGCTCGAGTCGCACGCCGGCCACGCCGTCCTGCTCTGCACGGGCGGCTACGGCACGGTCTTCTACCTGTCCACCAACGCCGTCAACTCGAACGTGACGGCCGCGTGGCGCGCCCACAAGCGGGGCGCCTACTTCGCCAACCCCTGCTTCACGCAGATCCACCCCACCTGCATCCCCGTCAGCGGTGACCACCAGTCGAAGCTCACGCTGATGTCCGAGAGCCTCAGGAACGACGGCCGCGTCTGGGTGCCCAAGACCAAGGGCGACCGGCGTCCGCCCTCGCAGATTCCCGACGCCGAGCGCGACTACTACCTGGAGCGCCGCTACCCGAGCTTCGGCAACCTCGTGCCCCGCGACGTCGCCTCGCGCGCGGCCAAGGCCGTGTGCGACGAGGGCCGCGGCGCCGGCGAGACCGGCCTGTCCGTGTATCTCGACTTCGCCGACGCCATCAGGCGCCTCGGCGCCGACACGATCGCCGCCCGCTACGGCAACCTGTTCGACATGTACAAGCGGATCACCGACGAGGATCCGTACAAGGTGCCGATGCGGATCTATCCCGCCGTCCACTACACGATGGGCGGGCTGTGGGTGGACTACAACCTCATGTCCACGCTGCCCGGCCTCTTCGTCCTGGGCGAGGCGAACTTCTCGGATCACGGCGCCAACCGGCTGGGCGCCAGCGCCCTCATGCAGGGCCTGGCCGACGGCTACTTCGTGGCGCCCTACACCGTGGCCAACTACCTGGGCGGCACCGCGACGCCTGCCGTGTCCACGGACCACGACGCCTTCAAGGAGGCCGCCGCGGCCGCGCAGGCGCGCATCGACAAGGTGCTCGCGGTGAAAGGTTCCCGGACGGTCCGCGACTTCCACCGGGCGATCGGGGCCATCTGCTGGGATCACGTCGGCATGGCGCGCACCGAGGCGGGCCTCACCGGGGCGCTCGCGCAGATCCGGGCGCTTCGCGACGAGTTCTGGCAGAACGTGACGGTGCCGGGCGAGAAGTCGAACCTGAACCCCTCGCTCGACTACGCCGGCCGCGTGGCCGACTACATGGAGTTCGCCGAGCTCCTGGCGCTCGACGCCCTCGAGCGGCGCGAGTCCTGCGGCGGCCACTTCCGCGAGGAGTACCAGACGCCGGACGGCGAGGCCATGCGCCGCGACGACGACTTCGCGTACGTGGCGGCCTGGGAGTTCACGGGGGTCGGCGTGCCGCCCGTCATGCACAAGGAAACGCTGGTCTTCGACGAGGTGCACCCGTCGCAGCGCAGCTACAAGTAG
- a CDS encoding succinate dehydrogenase cytochrome b subunit: protein MPFLKAASTSVGSKFLIALTGLGLAVFLVGHLAGNLLFLAGPDAFNHYSHSLVSNPLVYVAEVGLIAIFLLHLVKTATGFVANRGARPERYAVKTWARRKSGRSRKSVASTTMILTGSITALFVVSHLLTFKFGPVYTTPEGIRDLYRLQVEVFSSPAYVAFYMAAMGVIFFHLWHGLSSAAQSLGVSHPQWTPRLLTIGRVLTAAIAGGFFVLPMLTILLSRSAR, encoded by the coding sequence ATGCCATTCCTCAAGGCGGCGTCCACCTCGGTCGGGTCGAAGTTCCTCATCGCACTCACCGGTCTCGGACTGGCGGTCTTCCTCGTCGGGCACCTGGCGGGGAACCTCCTGTTCCTGGCCGGGCCCGACGCGTTCAATCACTATTCCCACAGCCTCGTGAGCAATCCGCTGGTCTACGTGGCCGAGGTGGGGCTCATCGCGATCTTCCTGCTCCACCTGGTGAAGACCGCGACCGGCTTCGTGGCGAACCGCGGGGCGCGGCCCGAGCGCTACGCGGTGAAGACGTGGGCCCGCCGCAAGAGCGGGCGCAGCCGCAAGAGCGTGGCGTCCACCACCATGATCCTCACCGGCTCCATCACGGCGCTGTTCGTGGTCTCGCACCTGCTCACGTTCAAGTTCGGTCCCGTCTACACGACGCCCGAGGGCATCCGCGACCTCTACCGCCTGCAGGTGGAGGTCTTCAGCAGCCCCGCCTACGTCGCCTTCTACATGGCGGCGATGGGCGTCATCTTCTTCCACCTGTGGCACGGGCTCTCCAGCGCCGCGCAGTCGCTGGGCGTGAGCCACCCGCAGTGGACGCCGCGCCTGCTGACGATCGGCCGCGTGCTGACCGCCGCCATCGCCGGCGGCTTCTTCGTGCTCCCGATGCTGACCATCCTTCTCTCACGGAGCGCGCGATGA
- a CDS encoding glycosyltransferase 87 family protein, with translation MALSERRPVPRGTRTVLATPAWLVWMAAVVVLGVGAVGVARDRMTHGFAAYYTAARLLADGRLAPWVYDEARFAYAVRETTGSRVLDVFGPNPPSMALLLGPLGMPAPGVARAIWLAVSVALWAWAVAALIARGRASDGLPPSVLVAVAMLGPPVWANLRTAQAYLVVGAMLTLSALALVDRRDARAGAGLGLALLTKTAGLPLLVAAIAAGRRVTALAAAAVGAVGVLAVAVAAGPDLWARYPAAVGAFVGDGRIAVPAYQTVFGLARRLCVADPRWNPAPAADCAALAWGLPPLAVAAALAATAWAARTARPDAWTAAGLSLSVLALPVAEDHQFALLGPALILLHQSREATGAHRGRAARWWFLVPAALLVVPLPVAVGPEAAGWSAPLAYPRLYAAAWVWGLAWRAMRASSIDAGRA, from the coding sequence ATGGCACTGAGCGAGCGCCGGCCGGTACCGCGTGGGACGCGCACCGTCCTCGCCACGCCGGCGTGGCTCGTCTGGATGGCCGCCGTCGTCGTGCTGGGCGTGGGCGCCGTGGGGGTCGCGCGCGATCGCATGACCCACGGCTTCGCCGCCTATTACACGGCCGCGCGGCTGCTCGCCGACGGACGGCTCGCGCCGTGGGTGTACGACGAGGCGCGCTTCGCGTATGCGGTGCGCGAGACGACCGGCAGCCGCGTGCTCGACGTCTTCGGGCCCAACCCGCCCTCGATGGCGCTGCTCCTCGGGCCGCTCGGGATGCCGGCGCCCGGCGTGGCCCGCGCGATCTGGCTCGCCGTCTCGGTGGCGCTGTGGGCCTGGGCCGTGGCCGCCCTGATCGCGCGCGGCCGGGCGTCGGACGGCCTGCCGCCGTCCGTGCTGGTTGCGGTGGCGATGCTCGGCCCCCCGGTGTGGGCGAACCTCCGGACCGCGCAGGCGTACCTGGTCGTCGGCGCGATGCTGACGCTGTCCGCGCTGGCCCTCGTCGACCGTCGCGACGCGCGTGCGGGGGCGGGTCTGGGCCTGGCGCTCCTGACGAAGACGGCCGGGCTGCCCCTGCTCGTGGCGGCGATCGCCGCGGGTCGGCGCGTCACGGCACTCGCGGCCGCGGCCGTCGGCGCCGTCGGCGTGCTGGCCGTCGCGGTGGCCGCCGGCCCGGACCTGTGGGCGCGGTACCCCGCCGCGGTCGGCGCCTTCGTCGGCGATGGCCGGATCGCGGTGCCCGCCTACCAGACGGTCTTCGGCCTGGCGCGGCGGCTGTGCGTGGCGGACCCGCGATGGAACCCGGCTCCCGCGGCCGACTGTGCGGCCCTGGCCTGGGGCCTGCCGCCGCTGGCCGTCGCCGCCGCCCTGGCCGCCACGGCGTGGGCCGCGCGGACCGCCCGGCCGGATGCCTGGACGGCCGCCGGGCTCAGCCTGTCGGTGCTCGCGCTGCCGGTGGCCGAGGACCACCAGTTCGCGCTCCTGGGGCCGGCCCTGATCCTCCTGCACCAGTCACGGGAGGCGACGGGCGCGCATCGCGGCCGCGCCGCGCGGTGGTGGTTCCTCGTGCCGGCCGCGCTCCTGGTCGTGCCGCTGCCCGTCGCGGTCGGCCCGGAGGCGGCGGGATGGAGCGCGCCGCTCGCGTATCCGCGGCTCTACGCCGCCGCGTGGGTGTGGGGGCTGGCCTGGCGCGCCATGCGCGCCTCGTCGATCGACGCCGGGCGCGCCTGA